The following coding sequences lie in one Oryza brachyantha chromosome 10, ObraRS2, whole genome shotgun sequence genomic window:
- the LOC102708093 gene encoding cyclic dof factor 1-like: MGECRGGGGGLGDGLIKLFGKTIPVAPEPKDVEQQSGSSSSSTESDVQQAAHHDAADPSPQSEVVDGDDDPGNKSPAQAGGGGEAASQQQKEEMKLKKPDKILPCPRCSSMDTKFCYFNNYNVNQPRHFCKNCQRYWTAGGAMRNVPVGAGRRKNKNAAAASHFLHRVRACAAAMPMPLAAAAAEAATAANATVLSFGGAHEAPPRLDLAAQVAHRLSNAAGSCSELSTNRADAEKATAAAATVPKTANGVHHPPPPAMNNGGAMWPYSCAPSPPTYYTSGIAIPIYPAAAPPYWGCMIPPPGAWSLPWPAIHSQPLSSPPTSAPSVSSMATSFTLGKHPRDGGDEEGRDDHHGNGNGKVWAPKTIRIDNADEVARSSIRSLFGFNAGGDRKADDDTAAAAAPHRLTTVFEPKKDAKTAKHPVISSLPLLHANPVALTRSATFQEGS; this comes from the exons ATGGGTGAgtgcagaggaggaggaggaggattagGAGATGGGCTGATCAAGCTGTTCGGGAAGACGATCCCGGTGGCGCCGGAGCCCAAG GATGTTGAGCAGCAgagtggcagcagcagcagctcgacGGAGTCGGACGTCCAACAAGCCGCGCACCATGACGCCGCCGACCCCTCCCCGCAGTCGGAGgtggtcgacggcgacgacgacccggGCAACAAGAGCCCGGCgcaggcgggcggcggcggcgaggcggcgagccAGCAGCAGAAGGAGGAGATGAAGCTGAAGAAGCCGGACAAGATCCTGCCATGCCCGCGGTGCAGCAGCATGGACACCAAGTTCTGCTACTTCAACAACTACAACGTCAACCAGCCCCGCCACTTCTGCAAGAACTGCCAGCGCTACTggaccgccggcggcgccatgcGCAACGTCcccgtcggcgccggccgccgcaagaacaagaacgccgccgccgcctcccactTCCTCCACCGCGtccgcgcctgcgccgccgccatgcccatgcctctcgccgccgccgccgccgaagccgccaccgccgccaacgCCACGGTCCTCAGCTTCGGCGGCGCCCAcgaagcgccgccgcggctcgacctcgccgcgcaGGTGGCACACCGCCTCAGCAACGCCGCCGGATCGTGCAGCGAGCTGTCGACCAACAGGGCCGACGCGGAGAaggcgaccgccgccgccgccactgtaCCGAAAACGGCAAACGGCGTgcatcatcctcctcctccagccatGAACAACGGCGGCGCCATGTGGCCGTACAGCTGCGCACCCTCTCCTCCCACCTACTACACATCAGGCATCGCCATCCCGATatacccggcggcggcgccgccgtacTGGGGCTGCATGATCCCTCCTCCGGGAGCTTGGAGCCTCCCATGGCCGGCCATCCATTCTCAGCCGCTCTCATCACCACCCACGAGTGCACCTTCCGTCTCCTCCATGGCGACCTCCTTCACACTAGGGAAGCACCCAAGagacggtggcgacgaggaagGAAGGGACGACCACCACGGCAACGGCAACGGCAAGGTGTGGGCGCCAAAGACGATCAGGATCGACAACGCCGACGAGGTCGCCAGGAGCTCAATCCGGTCCCTCTTCGGCTtcaacgccggcggcgacaggaAGGCGGACgacgacaccgccgccgccgccgcgccgcacagGCTCACCACCGTGTTCGAGCCAAAGAAGGACGCCAAGACGGCGAAGCATCCGGTGATCTCGAGCCTGCCGCTCCTGCACGCCAACCCGGTGGCGCTCACCCGCTCGGCGACATTCCAGGAGGGATCTTGA